A single window of Hyla sarda isolate aHylSar1 chromosome 2, aHylSar1.hap1, whole genome shotgun sequence DNA harbors:
- the LOC130356159 gene encoding cbp/p300-interacting transactivator 3-like yields MADPMMMQAMQNGHPNYRMNMSSMQSQPHPHSARSMPSIPMMQYGVGHPDGNMRARMNMHQHVANPMMYPGQAQSYMATQQLMATMHLQKLNTQYQGHPMMTNTGLVQGLPAYKMAPNHHQNMPTLNVTDADLIDEDVLTSLVLELGLDRIEELPELYLGHNEMDFILDFVGKQQVSTVTC; encoded by the coding sequence ATGGCAGACCCAATGATGATGCAAGCCATGCAAAACGGACATCCCAATTATAGGATGAACATGAGCAGTATGCAGTCTCAACCACATCCTCATTCTGCTAGAAGTATGCCTTCAATACCAATGATGCAATATGGAGTTGGTCATCCAGATGGAAATATGAGGGCGCGGATGAATATGCATCAGCATGTGGCAAATCCTATGATGTACCCTGGACAAGCTCAATCCTATATGGCGACTCAGCAACTAATGGCTACAATGCATCTTCAAAAACTCAACACTCAGTACCAGGGACATCCAATGATGACTAATACTGGACTTGTACAGGGACTTCCAGCTTACAAAATGGCACCAAATCACCACCAAAACATGCCTACATTAAATGTGACAGATGCTGACCTCATTGATGAGGATGTATTAACATCTCTGGTCCTGGAATTAGGTTTGGACAGAATCGAAGAGCTACCTGAACTATACTTGGGGCACAATGAGATGGattttattttggactttgtaggCAAGCAGCAGGTTAGCACTGTAACCTGCTGA